AATCTAATTTATAAAAATCGTGTTATTAAACCAACAAGGTACAAAACACAAGCAAGATATACAAAGAGTTTGAGTCTCATTCATTGAGTCAACATAGAGGAAACAAGTGAGGCCGCATCATTGGCAAATACCAACGGTAGACCTCCATCAACTGCCCATTTCTAATGATTTGAGTCAATATTTTCTTCAACATTCGAAAAGGCAGAGTAGCCATGATCACACCTCGTCTCAACATTGAACGTGACCCTACAAAGAACAGTCGCCGCCTGTTCCCTAGACGAATTGTCCCGTCCTTCCGCCGCTTCTTCTGTCTACTGCTGCGGCACCACCCTATCACCACGGCGGAGTTGGGCAGTAGGGAAATGCTAAATGCTCTCATAAGCATGATTATGTTATCACCTGGCTAGACTTCAATCCCGAGaggaatttttttctttaatttgtttCTAAGTGGTTATAGCATATAAATAGTGTTTGAGAGATGGTGGTGCATGTTAATAATGAAGGTAATTATGAAGACAATTAGAGCAATAATTgtgttttattaatataattgtgaaacgatctcacatATATTTTTTCGTGAAAAGACAAGTGAACTCTgaccatatttataataaaaagtaatacttttggcataaaaataatactttttcatgaatgactcaaataaaatatcagtCTCATAAAAAAAACTCGTAAGACAGtcttacaaatttttttgtgcataatttttgaaattataagattatcctttttcttttatctttagAAGTGTTAATGTCATGATTACAGCATGTTGGCTAGCCTAATTTTTATACTATTACTACCATTACTTATCAGTCTACTTTTCGGCTCTTTGATATTGGGCCACTCTCCTTGATTATTCTCCTCATGCCGCATCGAATCTTctatgtttttaaagtaaattggttaatttaaagaattttaaaatacagttttatttaaaaaaattatatatttttgaaaagttgGTATCGTAAAggtttaaaataatacatactGATGCTTCAAGTTAAAGTTTATTGTATACAATAGTaaatatctttaaaaatttaaatgatattatatagTAAGTTGATGGAatagtaaattatatattttgagaaa
This genomic interval from Primulina huaijiensis isolate GDHJ02 chromosome 14, ASM1229523v2, whole genome shotgun sequence contains the following:
- the LOC140957919 gene encoding uncharacterized protein, which codes for MLMRAFSISLLPNSAVVIGWCRSSRQKKRRKDGTIRLGNRRRLFFVGSRSMLRRGVIMATLPFRMLKKILTQIIRNGQLMEVYRWYLPMMRPHLFPLC